The window GCACGCCCGACTGCCGGGAACACCATGACCAACTGCGTATTCCAGCTCCACTCCACGCTCGAACTGCCCCTCGAAGACGTCCACGAGTTCCTCGAGGATCCCGACCTCCCCGAGGGCGTCGAATCGATCGATTTCACCCGTCGGAACAACACGCTGATCGTCCGTGCGGTCGCCGCCGACGATTCCATCAGCAAGTACACACCGACTGCTCAGCTCAAAGCCAGCGTGACCGAAAATCGGGTCTACGAGGAACTCCCCGAAGATGAGCAGCCACCCCATCCTGGCGGTCCCCAGTGGGGCGGCGGCCCGGGTGACGACGAGGAACC is drawn from Halococcus saccharolyticus DSM 5350 and contains these coding sequences:
- a CDS encoding DUF7110 family protein is translated as MTNCVFQLHSTLELPLEDVHEFLEDPDLPEGVESIDFTRRNNTLIVRAVAADDSISKYTPTAQLKASVTENRVYEELPEDEQPPHPGGPQWGGGPGDDEEPPPSELVEYACFKGDRETVLQNTALQYSMFEVLREIARIAEKGTLTAIAAVDDELEATRIVDGEERPASLEVVEDPTEGPAASKGVDWRDNKFISD